A genomic stretch from Chitinophagaceae bacterium includes:
- a CDS encoding NADP-dependent isocitrate dehydrogenase, whose protein sequence is MKIAVAKGDGIGPEIMEAVLNIFKANKVPLEYEFVDMGKWVFDKGFNNGMTPEAKEAIERLGLLFKGPMETPKGKGVKSINVTARKTWNTFANKRAFKTLHGVDTVFSKAGIPIDLTVVRENIEDTYGGIEHMLTHDVALSRRFITRPGSMQVIRYAFEMARQEKAKRITCGHKANIMKITDGLFLEVFYEVAKEYPELKADDIIVDDLCMKLVTKPDLFDVLVLTNLQGDIVSDLCAGLVGGLGFAPSANIGDHIAIFEAVHGTAPDIAGKNIANPTALLLSGFAMLRHVGLTENADIIENALLYTLESGVHTGDFGDKSIPSVNTTQFAEAIISNFGKKPELGAKEIIPNKPGTPTPLKLEFNSMMVSHEVEQETIVGVDLFIESEEQPTEIAVKCQRHAGVKFKLVNISNRGTQVWPTGSVYTNLVNQYNVRFESIEDYPLNQQDVIGLYVSMSGNFKICSFELLNMWGDKKAYSLAQGQ, encoded by the coding sequence ATGAAAATTGCAGTTGCTAAAGGTGATGGCATCGGTCCTGAAATAATGGAAGCCGTACTGAATATTTTTAAAGCCAATAAGGTTCCCCTTGAGTATGAATTTGTAGATATGGGCAAGTGGGTGTTTGATAAAGGTTTCAATAATGGTATGACCCCCGAAGCCAAAGAAGCAATTGAGCGGCTTGGCTTATTGTTTAAAGGCCCAATGGAAACCCCGAAAGGAAAAGGTGTAAAAAGTATCAACGTAACTGCACGAAAAACCTGGAACACATTTGCCAACAAAAGAGCCTTCAAAACACTTCATGGTGTTGATACTGTTTTCAGCAAAGCTGGCATCCCCATTGATCTTACGGTTGTAAGAGAAAATATTGAAGATACCTATGGCGGTATTGAACATATGCTTACACATGATGTGGCATTGAGCCGCCGTTTTATTACACGTCCCGGCAGTATGCAGGTTATCCGCTATGCATTTGAAATGGCAAGACAGGAAAAAGCAAAACGAATCACTTGCGGCCACAAGGCCAACATCATGAAAATTACTGATGGATTATTTCTTGAAGTGTTTTATGAAGTAGCCAAAGAATATCCTGAGCTGAAAGCAGATGATATTATAGTAGATGACCTCTGCATGAAACTGGTTACTAAACCTGATCTGTTTGATGTGCTTGTTCTGACTAATCTGCAGGGTGATATTGTAAGTGACCTTTGTGCAGGCCTGGTTGGTGGTTTAGGTTTTGCACCTTCAGCAAACATTGGCGATCATATTGCCATTTTTGAAGCAGTGCATGGTACAGCACCGGATATTGCCGGAAAAAATATTGCCAACCCCACTGCATTATTGCTGAGCGGATTTGCCATGTTGCGTCATGTTGGATTAACAGAGAATGCAGACATCATTGAAAATGCTTTATTGTATACACTGGAAAGTGGTGTTCATACAGGTGACTTTGGCGACAAGTCAATTCCCTCAGTGAATACAACCCAATTTGCAGAAGCCATCATCAGCAACTTTGGAAAGAAACCTGAACTGGGTGCAAAAGAAATTATTCCAAACAAACCCGGCACACCTACTCCATTGAAATTAGAATTCAATTCAATGATGGTTTCGCATGAAGTTGAACAGGAAACCATTGTTGGTGTGGATCTCTTTATTGAAAGCGAAGAACAGCCGACAGAAATTGCAGTAAAATGTCAGCGACATGCCGGTGTTAAATTTAAGCTGGTGAACATCAGCAACCGTGGCACACAGGTTTGGCCAACAGGCTCAGTGTATACCAATCTTGTAAACCAGTATAATGTGCGCTTTGAAAGTATTGAAGATTATCCGCTGAATCAACAGGATGTTATTGGATTATATGTAAGCATGAGCGGCAACTTTAAGATCTGCTCCTTTGAATTACTGAACATGTGGGGCGATAAAAAAGCTTACAGTTTAGCGCAGGGGCAGTAA
- a CDS encoding lactate utilization protein, with protein MSVSPAKENILKKIRQALSNPVPVPFPQSEGNSSVFQPPVDDMAVQFAQEFTKLQGKFVFCADEKDMAEQLLQLSAANNWNKIVCREEKLKKVLQKNQFPVAFYDQLSDCDVSFTTCELLVSRTGTMVLSSANESGRTTSVYAPIHVCIAYSNQLVYDLKDALQLLREKYNGQLPSFISFATGPSRTADIEKTLVVGVHGPKEVFVFLVESAS; from the coding sequence ATGAGTGTTTCTCCCGCAAAGGAAAATATTCTTAAGAAAATAAGACAGGCACTGAGTAATCCGGTGCCTGTTCCTTTTCCCCAAAGTGAAGGTAACAGCAGTGTGTTTCAGCCACCTGTTGATGATATGGCTGTTCAGTTTGCACAGGAGTTTACCAAACTGCAGGGTAAGTTTGTTTTCTGTGCCGATGAAAAAGATATGGCTGAGCAATTACTTCAACTCTCGGCTGCAAATAACTGGAACAAGATCGTTTGCAGGGAAGAAAAATTGAAAAAAGTCTTACAGAAGAATCAGTTTCCTGTTGCATTTTATGATCAGCTTTCCGATTGTGATGTAAGTTTTACCACCTGTGAATTATTAGTGAGCCGCACCGGAACCATGGTGTTGAGTTCAGCCAATGAAAGCGGACGTACAACAAGTGTGTATGCGCCCATCCATGTTTGTATTGCATACAGCAATCAATTGGTATATGATCTGAAAGATGCATTACAGTTGCTACGTGAAAAATATAATGGGCAACTTCCTTCCTTCATCTCCTTTGCAACAGGTCCAAGCCGCACAGCCGATATTGAAAAAACATTGGTAGTAGGTGTGCATGGTCCTAAAGAAGTATTTGTATTCCTGGTTGAGTCAGCTTCCTGA
- a CDS encoding UDP-2,3-diacylglucosamine diphosphatase, which produces MQLDPGKKIYFLSDFHLGAPNYEQSLVREKKIVQFLDEIKSSAAIIFIVGDLFDFWYEYRMVVPKGYVRLLGKLAEITDTGIPIHFFVGNHDMWMKDYLQKELNIPVYYEPKEFTFNNKKFLIGHGDGLGPGDHGYKMLKKIFRNPLCQWLFGILPPYMGMGLANYLSRRSRAQTGAVEETFLGEDNEWLITYSKEVLQKKFYDFFVFGHRHLPIDFRLTDNSRYINLGDWIRYFSYASFDGEQLELNYYKN; this is translated from the coding sequence ATGCAACTCGACCCCGGAAAAAAAATATACTTCCTTTCCGATTTTCATTTGGGCGCTCCCAATTATGAACAGAGTCTTGTCCGTGAAAAAAAGATTGTTCAGTTTCTCGATGAAATAAAAAGTTCAGCAGCAATTATTTTTATTGTTGGTGATCTCTTTGATTTCTGGTACGAATACAGGATGGTTGTTCCAAAAGGTTATGTACGTTTACTGGGCAAGCTGGCAGAGATAACCGATACCGGAATTCCCATTCATTTTTTTGTGGGCAATCATGATATGTGGATGAAAGATTATCTGCAGAAAGAACTGAATATTCCTGTTTATTATGAGCCGAAAGAATTTACATTCAACAATAAGAAGTTTTTAATTGGACATGGTGATGGACTTGGTCCTGGTGATCATGGGTATAAAATGCTGAAGAAGATTTTCCGCAATCCGCTTTGCCAATGGCTGTTTGGAATTCTTCCTCCGTATATGGGTATGGGCCTGGCGAATTATTTAAGCCGAAGAAGCCGTGCACAAACAGGTGCAGTTGAAGAAACATTTCTGGGAGAAGACAATGAATGGCTGATTACTTATTCAAAAGAAGTACTGCAGAAAAAGTTTTATGATTTTTTTGTGTTCGGACACCGCCATCTGCCCATCGATTTTCGTCTTACTGATAATAGCCGCTATATTAATCTCGGCGACTGGATACGATACTTCAGTTATGCATCGTTTGATGGAGAACAGTTAGAACTGAATTATTATAAAAATTGA
- a CDS encoding gamma-glutamylcyclotransferase translates to MNDANLYLFVYGSLRSGFPSPAFQFMSPYFQLVANGKVKGKLYDLGEYPAGIPTAEEKYIIGELYKANSEEEFNWAISQLDDYEGVYPEEGEEQQYQRAVTTVIADGNEYTSWIYWYKGDTEGKPLIESGDVFEYARRKNIL, encoded by the coding sequence ATGAACGATGCAAACCTATACCTGTTTGTTTACGGAAGTTTAAGAAGCGGATTTCCAAGCCCTGCTTTTCAGTTTATGAGCCCTTACTTTCAACTGGTTGCCAATGGAAAAGTAAAAGGCAAGCTGTATGATCTTGGTGAATACCCTGCGGGCATTCCAACTGCTGAAGAGAAATATATTATAGGCGAATTATACAAAGCAAATTCAGAAGAAGAATTTAACTGGGCCATCAGCCAGCTCGATGATTATGAAGGTGTATATCCGGAAGAAGGAGAAGAACAGCAGTATCAACGGGCTGTAACAACAGTAATTGCAGATGGAAATGAATACACTTCATGGATATACTGGTATAAAGGGGATACAGAAGGAAAACCTTTGATTGAAAGTGGTGATGTGTTTGAGTATGCCAGGCGGAAGAATATTTTATAG
- a CDS encoding biotin--[acetyl-CoA-carboxylase] ligase has translation MALVHEGLAQHGKVVFAHHQTKGKGQRGKVWETTVGENLSFSIIVQPSFLLATQGFQLLATTAVAVRNQLEKITGDEAKIKWPNDLYWRDRKTGGILIENVFRGTQWQWAIIGIGINVNQTEFTGLQNPVSIKQITGHDTDIKQLALDIHSNLMLSIDQLQKNGFAGFYDQYNCQLYKRNEMVRLKKGSRSFETIINSVSEQGQLITGSDTNEFFDFGEVDWVV, from the coding sequence ATGGCACTGGTTCATGAAGGACTGGCACAGCATGGAAAAGTGGTGTTTGCCCATCATCAAACAAAGGGAAAAGGTCAGCGGGGGAAGGTTTGGGAAACCACAGTAGGCGAGAATCTCAGCTTCTCTATCATTGTACAACCCTCATTTCTATTGGCAACCCAGGGCTTTCAGTTACTGGCAACCACTGCTGTTGCTGTTCGTAACCAACTGGAGAAAATAACCGGTGATGAAGCAAAGATTAAATGGCCCAACGACCTCTACTGGCGTGACAGAAAGACAGGAGGCATCCTTATTGAAAACGTATTTCGTGGTACACAATGGCAATGGGCCATTATTGGAATCGGGATCAATGTAAATCAAACTGAGTTTACAGGGTTGCAAAATCCGGTATCCATCAAACAGATAACCGGGCATGATACCGACATCAAACAACTGGCACTGGACATCCATTCTAACCTGATGCTTTCAATCGATCAGCTCCAAAAAAATGGGTTTGCCGGTTTCTATGATCAATACAACTGCCAACTCTATAAACGTAATGAAATGGTGAGATTGAAAAAAGGCAGCAGGAGCTTTGAAACCATAATCAATTCTGTAAGCGAACAGGGACAACTTATTACCGGATCAGATACAAATGAATTTTTCGATTTTGGTGAAGTGGATTGGGTTGTTTAA
- the rsfS gene encoding ribosome silencing factor, which translates to MSTLSLSGTRSKETKSISRINRNSKLFKTILKAIQEKKGESIVSLDLRKIPEAVADFFIICEASSTIQVKAIADNIEYQVKENCEEGPYRHEGMTASHWVLVDYVNVVVHIFHSETRKFYRLEEMWSDANSMDHE; encoded by the coding sequence TTGAGCACACTATCTCTGTCAGGTACCAGGAGCAAAGAAACCAAGTCAATTTCCCGCATAAACCGAAACAGCAAGTTATTTAAAACCATCCTGAAAGCTATCCAGGAAAAAAAAGGCGAAAGCATAGTGAGCCTCGATCTTCGTAAGATCCCTGAAGCGGTTGCTGATTTCTTTATCATTTGCGAAGCAAGCAGTACAATCCAGGTAAAAGCAATTGCTGATAACATTGAATACCAGGTGAAAGAGAATTGTGAAGAAGGGCCTTACCGACATGAAGGGATGACTGCCTCGCATTGGGTGCTGGTTGATTATGTGAATGTGGTGGTGCATATCTTCCATTCAGAAACAAGAAAGTTTTACCGCCTGGAAGAAATGTGGAGCGATGCCAACAGTATGGATCATGAATGA